In the Gossypium arboreum isolate Shixiya-1 chromosome 10, ASM2569848v2, whole genome shotgun sequence genome, one interval contains:
- the LOC108488659 gene encoding protein SHORT-ROOT-like, producing MKLSSAKISKESKGASPSHGGHHKNSFHSKRQSHHSILPLQPVDQLEQWSSVAVDMYNNSSSSNNNNNHHHQPQTSHTSTSRSSDYSAGGDGEPSAVGNKWASRLLKECARAISDKDSSKIHHLLWMLNELASPYGDCDQKLASYFLQALFCKATESGQRCFKTLTLVAEKSHCFDSARKLILKFQEVSPWTTFGHVAANGAILEALDGEPKLHIIDISNTLCTQWPTLLEALATRNDDTPHLKLTVVVTANIVRSVMKEISQRMEKFARLMGVPFEFNVVSGLNHLGQLTKEVLGVVEDEAVAVNCMGALRRVPVEGRAAVIGMFRSLGPKVVTVVEEEADFTSTRYDFVKCFEECLRFYTVYFEMLEESFTPTSNEKLMLERECSRGIVRVLACDDDQDSEGERERRERGSQWSERLKEAFSSVGFSNDVVDDVKALLKRYKPGWALAQPYQNETGLYLTWKEEPVVWVSAWKP from the coding sequence ATGAAATTGAGTTCTGCAAAGATTTCTAAAGAGTCAAAGGGGGCCTCCCCAAGCCATGGAGGACATCATAAGAACTCTTTTCACTCGAAACGGCAGAGCCACCACTCTATCCTTCCACTTCAACCGGTCGATCAGCTGGAGCAATGGTCATCTGTAGCGGTAGACATGTACAACAACAGCAGCAGCAGCAATAACAACAACAACCATCATCATCAGCCTCAAACTAGCCACACGTCGACCAGCCGTTCATCGGACTACTCGGCCGGCGGTGACGGGGAGCCTAGTGCGGTGGGCAACAAATGGGCATCAAGGCTTCTAAAGGAATGTGCTAGAGCCATCTCCGACAAGGATTCTAGCAAAATCCATCaccttctttggatgctaaacgAACTGGCTTCCCCTTATGGAGACTGTGATCAGAAACTAGCATCTTATTTCTTGCAGGCACTGTTTTGTAAGGCCACTGAGTCAGGACAACGATGCTTTAAAACCCTAACTTTAGTCGCAGAAAAGAGCCACTGCTTTGATTCAGCTCGGAAGTTAATCCTTAAGTTCCAAGAGGTCAGTCCATGGACAACTTTCGGTCACGTAGCCGCCAATGGTGCAATTCTCGAAGCCTTAGATGGTGAGCCCAAACTTCACATCATCGATATAAGCAATACCCTTTGCACTCAATGGCCTACTTTGCTCGAAGCCTTGGCCACTCGAAACGATGACACCCCACACTTAAAGCTCACTGTTGTGGTCACTGCTAATATTGTAAGATCGGTGATGAAAGAAATAAGCCAGCGAATGGAGAAGTTTGCGAGGTTAATGGGTGTACCCTTTGAGTTTAATGTAGTAAGTGGGCTAAACCATTTGGGCCAACTCACAAAAGAGGTACTCGGTGTTGTTGAAGATGAAGCTGTCGCGGTGAATTGTATGGGAGCCTTGCGAAGAGTCCCCGTCGAGGGAAGAGCTGCAGTGATCGGGATGTTCCGGTCGCTGGGGCCTAAAGTCGTAACCGTCGTTGAGGAAGAAGCTGACTTTACAAGCACTCGATACGACTTCGTCAAGTGCTTTGAAGAATGCCTGAGATTTTACACGGTCTACTTTGAAATGCTTGAAGAAAGCTTCACCCCAACCAGCAATGAGAAGCTTATGCTGGAGAGGGAGTGCTCAAGGGGCATAGTTAGGGTTTTAGCTTGTGACGATGACCAAGACAGTGAAGGAGAGCGTGAGAGAAGAGAAAGAGGAAGCCAATGGTCCGAAAGACTCAAGGAAGCTTTCTCATCGGTCGGATTTAGCAACGATGTTGTCGACGACGTTAAGGCATTGCTAAAAAGGTACAAGCCCGGATGGGCACTCGCACAACCATATCAAAATGAAACAGGACTTTACTTAACATGGAAAGAAGAACCTGTAGTATGGGTATCCGCATGGAAACCCTAA